From the Paenibacillus tianjinensis genome, the window ATTTCGGAATCGTGATCACACCCTGCTGTAAATCCCAGCGCAGCACAATTTGTGCGACAGTTTTGCCGTATCTTTCAGCCAATTCTTTCAGCAGCGGCACATCCAGATTGCCTTGCATGAGGGGACTCCAGGCCTCAACCTGAATGTCATGCGCCTTCGCAAATTTCAGCACCTCACGCTGGGTCAGCAGCGGATGGAATTCAATCTGGTCGACAACAGGCACCACTCCGGTGTCATCAATAATATCCTGCAGATGATGAGTCTGAAAGTTGCTGACGCCGATCGATTTGACCAGCCCCTCCTTCTGCAGATGGATCAGTGCTTTCCACGTATCCCGGTATTTGCCGGCCACCGGCCAGTGGATCAGATACAGATCAATCACATCCAGCCCCAGCTTCTTCCGGCTCACCTCGAAGGCCTTCAGCGTGGATTCGTAGCCCTGATCGGGATTGCGCACCTTGGTTGTGATGAACAGCTCTTCCCGGGGCACCCCGCATTCCCGGATTGCTTGTCCGACACCTTCTTCATTATTATATCCGGCCGCTGTATCAATACTGCGGTAGCCTGTTTCAATAGCCGTCTTCACCGCATGGATAACTTCTTCGCCGTCTTTGGTCTGCCATACCCCTAGACCCAGCCATGGCATCGTTACTCCGTCATTCAATGTAGGCCCACCTGTAAACGGTCCGTTCATTTCGCTCATGGTTCACCCTCCAAGCTTGAATAGTTTGATCAAACTTCCTTAACCTTTATAGAGACTGTGTAATCAGCCGGATGCAAACAACAGTATAACAGATTGCTGCGGTGCCACCAAAAGCGCGGATCGCCCCTCTAAAAAAAGAGCGCCACTGTAATCACAGTAGACGCTCCCCCCACTTATTTACTTTTCGATCAGCTTGAAATCATCGAAATGAAACTCCGGCGATACGATGCAGGAAACCAGCACCGGCTCATCGCCAAGCGGCCGTGCCGCCTGCCAGACGCCTGCCGGAATGACCACCTGCGGCTGCTGGCCGGCTGCGACATCAATGCCGAGAACGACCTCGGTAACGTTCTCCGGCTGTTCGCCGCTGCCGCCGAGGCTCAGCACAATCGGGCTGCCGGAATGCCACAGCCAGATTTCGTCGGAGAGCACAGTGTGCCATTCCGAAGCTTCGCCCGGGTGAAGCAGGAAGTAAATGGACGACGCTGAGGCTCTTGGCCCCGAGTAGCTGCTGCCAAGGGTTTCGTGCGGGATTTCAAAGGAAGAATTCCAAAGTCTTTTGTACCATCCGCCTTCAACGTGAGGCTGCAGCCCCAGCGCTTCCACCAGCGGAGAAATTTCTTTTTGCGTCACAGTATCTTCTCCTTAAAGTTGTGCTGCATAAGCATCCACAGTTAATTTAGGTTTGCTTTTACTTTAACGGAATGTACCGCGATTGTAAAACCTCCCGCTTATTTGCTCTCCTTGCTGGCCTTGAACACCTCAGCGATGGCACCGAGTGTACCCAGCGTTTCCACAGCACTGCTTGGCAGGAACACTTTATTGGCTGCACCCTTGGAGATTTCAGTTAATGCATCAAAGGATTGATAGGCCAGCACCCGCTCATCCAGTCCGGCGCTGCTGATCAGCTGGATACGCGATTTCTCGGCTTCCGCCACTGCCTGAATCGCCTTGGCCTGACCGAGCGCTTCCAGCTCCTGCGCCTGGCGCATGCCTTCCGCCTGACGGATACGCGCTTCCTTGTCACCTTCAGCCTTCAGGATCTTACTCTGCTTGTCGCCTTCTGCGCGCAGGATCATATCCTGCTTGGCGGCTTCCGCCTCAAGGACAATCGCACGTTTGCTGCGTTCTGCCTTCATCTGCTTATCCATCGCTTCCTGGATATCAAGCGGCGGCTTAATATCAATGACCTCCACGCGTTCGATCCGTACGCCCCACTTTTCCGTCGCTTCATCCAGGGCGAGCCGGATATCCGAGGAGATTTTTTCCCGGCCGGACAGGGTTTCATCCAGCTCCAGCTTCCCGATAATCTGCCGCATGGTTGCCGTGGAGATGTTGCGTACCCCGTATACATAATCGGAGATCCCATAAGTCGCTTCTTCCGGGCCTACCACCTGATAAAAGATGATCGTATCAATCTGCACCTGCACGTTGTCCTTCGTAATGACCGTTTGCGGCGGCACATTGGCCTGCTGAATCCGCAAATCATGATAGGTTCGTACCTGGTCGATAACCGGAATAAGGATGTTAAGACCCGGTGTAAGCAGGCGGTTAAATTTCCCGAGCCGTTCGACTACGCCTACCCTTTGCTGCGGAACGATTTTGATCGTCAGTGCGATAAATACTACGACAACAACAACGATAATTCCTAAAATGGCTAATTGCATCAGTACGTGTCCCCCCATCGTTCTACTTCAATAATCGTGGTACCTCTTTTAACAACGATAACCTTCTGATCTTTGCCCAGAGCTTCTGTGGACGTTGCACTCCAAGTATCACCGCCTACTTTGACCTGCCCGTAGCGCCCAGGCACAATCGGTTCCACGACCAGCCCCTGTCTGCCGACGATCTCTGTCCCGGTATCCTTGAACCCCCGCGAGCTCCGGAGCCTGGCGGCCAGGGGTTTGGTAAATACCGTCAGACCCAAAGCAACCAATGAACCGACCACTACCTGCAGAAATATTGCGTCCGGAAACAAGATTGCAACCACACCGCCCGCCAAAGCTCCGATACTAAGCCATAACAAATAAAATGTAAACGTAAACATTTCTACGACAAACAAGACGCCGGCAATGATTAACCACAACGCCCAGACATCCATAGGTAGACCCACCACCTTCCGCTATATACTACTATAACGAAATCAAAGGCACTTACGTTCCATAAATGTTAAAAACCGGGCAGCGGCATCATCATTATATTTCAGCTTGTGGAAGCTTATGAATACAGAACCGCACTTTGGCAAAAATACCGGGCTTGGGAGCAGCGGGTGTAATGGTCACGCTATACGTGAACCACACCAAAAAGCCTGCAGAGAAGTTATCCTTCTCCGCAAGCTTTTTTGCTGCCCAATAATAATGATATACCCAGCGGATGCGGGGGAAGCGGGATTAGTTCTTTTTCCAGAGAGCCGGTGTGGTCGCCGGTTCCCAGCCCGCCAGTGAGGTGTGCGCCTGGAGGCAAGTATAAGATGCTCCATTGTAGGTAACCACATCACCTGCTTTATAAGCGGTACCTGCCAACCATGCACCGGCTCCAGGTGTTGTCGATGCGGTTGCCGTTGGTTTCACCGTTGCAGTCGGCGTAACAGTTGGTACAGGCGTGGGGGTTGCGGAAGGGGACGGTGTCGGGGAAGCAGCGGTATTGCCGCAGGTTCCTATCACCTTCCATACCCCGTATGCACCGCTCAGATCAGGACGGTCGCCCTGAGTCCACCACTGCGCCTCATATAATATACCGCCGTAAGAGGCCTGCTGGCCTTTCGTGTATACGGCGGTAGAGCTCCAGGCCGCTACTGTGCATTGCCCCGGTGTTGGGGTTGGTGTCACTGTGGCACTTGGCGTCGGCGTCGCTGTAACGCCAGGAGTCGCGCTTGCGGTCGGTGTTGCCGTGGCACTTGGTTTTGGCGTTGCCGTGGCTGTTGGTGTCGGCGCCACCGTTGCAGTCGGCGTTGGGGTTGGTGTAACCACAGTACCGCCTAGCTCGGTGCTCAGCTTGTTCTGAAGAGTTTTGTTGCGGTCGCCGCTCGTCTCCCAGAACATTGCCCCGGCCAGGCCTTTGGACTTCAGATAGCTGATCTTATAACCGATGGATTCTACATCATCGTAGCTGATATAGGTTTGTGTCGAAGGATTATAGAGATAAGGCACTTTAGATGTATTATTCCAGTAACGGGTGTAGCCGTTTTTGTTAATATAGTTCGCTTCCAGGTCATTGAAATCGTAATTCCCCTTCTCCCAGGTGCCAGTAGAGGAAATACCGGACGATACCTGATACTGTCCATTGCCCGTACTCGGCGCTCCGCCCCAGCCTCGGCCGTAGAATGGCATGCCGAGCACCAGTTTCCCTGCCGGAACCCCTGCGGAAAGATAGCTGGTAACAGCTTTGTCGATATTATAATTCGCCGGCTCAGTAAGCCCGGAAGACGCTGCCGCAGGGTCATAATACAGCGGTGCGTTATGTCCGGTCGTGGTGTTCCAGCTTCCGTTAAAGTCATAGGTCATAATGTTGATCCAGTCCACAACCGCTGCAATGCCGCTGAGATTATTATTTTGGATATAGGCTGGACCTGCACCGGAGGCAATGGTCAGCAGATAGGTTTTGCCGTCGGCGGTGCCCGCCGCATTCAGCTTTTCACGTATTTTCTGCAGCAGCAGTACGTAATTCTGCTTGTCTTCCGCACGGTAGCTGTTGCCTGCCAGCCCCCCGCTCACCGGATATTCCCAATCGAGGTCGACCCCATCCATCTGGTATTTGCGGATGAAATCAACCGCGGAATTAGCAAATACCTCACGGGTCGCCGCCGTAGCCGCCACATCCGAGAAGCGGTTCGACCAGGTCCAGCCGCCGACGGAGATTACAGTCTTGAGGTTCGGATTTTTTTCCTTGAGCTTCCACAGCTGCTTCAGATTGCCTTTGATCGGATCGTCCCATTTGTCATCCCCAAAGCTTTTCTGGGCATCGATCCAGGGATCACCCAGCACAATCGTACCATTCGGTACGCTGATGGTCTGGCCCTGCTCATTCTGGCAGCTCCAGGTAACCGGGTTCGGTCCGGTCGGGTCGGGATTCCCGTGTATACCGTTCCAGCAGATGTCTGCGAAGGCATAGTTAATTACATTCATTTTCGTGGGATCAATATCCGTTACGTTAAAAGCCCGTCCATAGGCAGCCCATGATGCATAATACCCGACCACCTTGTAATTTCCTTCCGCATTTGCAGTTTTGACACTACCGCCCAGTCCGGCGGCAAGTGTAATGATCAGAGCAGCTACAAGGCCCAGCAGCGCAGCTTTCCTCGATTTCTGTTTCTTCAGCATTGAAGTGGTTACCTCCTCGGTTGAATGCGTAGCACAATTCTGTTCAGGTACAAGAAACGGCGACAGCGTTCGGACTAGAATGGTAATGCTTATGCCTGCATGCTCAGAAAAGAAAACTCATCGCTCACCCCCAGGAATTGGATTCACCCTCACTTGCCTTTCTATTAAATTAGCGGCAGCTAAATAGAAGATAGCATGCTAAAAAAACGCATGAAGCTTCTCCGCTGCCTGTGGTGAAGGAGTCTTTTGACTCCTTAGATTGAACTCGCCAAAAAAAAGGTGCTGTCAGGTGTGTGAACGGGTTGCAAGGATGGAGTGAATGCTAGTGGAGGATTTATTACATGAAAAGGTGTGAAGGCACTTCTAATTTTCAAGCATTGCTGCTCAAAGGGCTAGGGGGAAATTTCCGTTTTGGAGGGATAAGATCATCTTATGCTTAAAAAATGCCACTGCGTAATATTGCAATTTCAGTTTATTTTGTAGCTGCACAGCACAAAAAGGCCCACCCGCAAAGACTGCGGATAGGCCCTCTAATGGTTCCAATTGAATTAGGGTGCAACACTACAGTAATTTTGCCGCAAGCCGTGACCCCGCTATTTCCGCTGCTTCGCGGCCAGCTTATCCGTCAGCAGCCTAAGCGCCATTCCCCGGTGGCTGATCCTCTGCTTCTCTTCCAGCGTCAGCTCGGCCATCGTCTTCTCATACTCGGGAAGGTAAAAGAGCGGATCATAGCCGAACCCTCCGCCGCCCGCCGGCTCAGAGGTAATCCAGCCCTCCACGGTGCCTTCCGCCGTCAGCTCCTGGCCGTCCGCCGGATCATAAAGCGACAAGGCACAGACGAAACGGGCGGGACTGAGCAGCGGCTGGCCGGTATCCTCACCCTGCTTCAGCCCTTCCAGCTCGCTCAGCAGCTTGAGGTTATTGTCCTGATCCCGGGCATCCTCTCCGGCATAACGCGCCGAGTAGACCCCTGGGCGGCCGTCCAGAGCATCGACACAGAGACCGGAGTCATCGGCCAGCACAGGCAGCCCGAGGGCATCGCCGACTGCTTTGGATTTTTTGAATGCATTCTCGGCAAAGGTTGTCCCGTCTTCCACTACATCCGGCAGCTGCGGGTAGTCGAACATACTCTTCACGGTCAGTCCAAGCGGTGCAAAAGCATGCTGGAACTCACGGACCTTGCCTTTATTTTTGGTAGCGACAATCAGAATTCCACCGCCGGCGTTCATGCTACACCTCTTGGCCAGGCTGGCCGGACGGGATTTTGAGCGCGATCGGACCGAGTACTTCCTTCTGCACGGCGATCAGCTCGTAGATCCCCTTCTCCCCAAGACCGAGCAGCTGGTCAAGCTCCTGGCGGGTGAACGGCCGCTCCTCCCCGGTGCCTTGCACTTCTACAAATGCCCCGCCGCCGGTCATGACTACGTTCATATCGACTTTTGCTTTGGAATCCTCTTCATAGTTCAAATCAAGCAGCGTTTTGTCGCCGACCACACCGACGCTGATTGCGGCCAGATAATCGGTAATCGGGAATACGCTAAGTTTATGCTGCAGCGCAATTTTGTTAATGGCAAACGCCATCGCTACAAAAGCGCCTGTAATCGAAGCCGTCCGTGTGCCGCCGTCCGCCTGGATGACGTCACAGTCCAGTGTAATGCTGCGCTCGCCGAGCGCCTGCAGATTGACTACGGAACGAAGCGCCCGTCCGATCAGCCGCTGGATCTCCATCGTCCGTCCGGTCAGCTTGCCGCGTGCCGCCTCACGCTGGTTGCGCGTCTGGGTCGCCCGGGGAAGCATGGAATATTCAGCAGTCACCCAGCCTTTGCCTTGTCCTTTCAGAAACGGCGGGACCTTCTCATCCACCGTCGCGGTGACGATGACCTTCGTGTCTCCCATTTCAATCAGAACTGAACCCTCAGCATATTTATTCGTTTGGGTGGTTATTGTCAGCGGCCGGAGCTGGTCGTCGTTACGTCCGTTTGATCTCATGTTTTCTTCCTCCTGCATCTTGAATAGCTAAAGTTGTGATAAAAGTTCCCGCCAAGCGGGATGTCTATTCTCTACTTTGCGCGAGAAACGGATAACATCCAGGGAAGGACATTATCCGTTTTTCGCTTAGCAAACTTTATTCTATCAAAGAGCAGGCACAAAAGCATCTTTTAGCCCTGAGAAAATCTTTTATAACGGCAGTGCGTTCACATATTCCGGAGCAGAGACCGGCTTGCCATAGTCCACGTTGTTGGTTCCGGTGACCGTTTCAAGTCCGTTCAGACGGATTTGGACCGGAGCATCCTCGGCATTTTGCGCTACCGTCAGCACCACGGATTCCAGCATTTCCTCCGGCACATTCTTACCGTCTGTGAACATATCGTCAGTCAGGGATACGGTAACTACCCCATTTTGCCCGGCTTCTACGGAATCTAACACCGTTCCCCCGGTCATTGCCGTCTCCAGGCCGTTAGCAGACTCCGGTCCGGCGATCAGCTCTCCCAGTGCCGCTTTCACCTTGTCCTCTCCGGCGGGTACAAAGCGTGTGACCGGAACATAATACTGGTGGGTACCGTCAGGCGTAGCTGCGGAAAAATATACCGTAACCGCGCTCTGGTTCATCTGCATCGGGCCATTCTTCTGCAGGTTGATCCCGAAGGCGCGTGACAGCGGATGATCCAGCGGGGTGCCCTGAAGCGGCATTTCTGTAAGCTTTTTACCGTCTACCCAAAGCTGCACACCCTGAATGCCTTCCTGGCCGGTCAATGTCCAGGTAACTGCTTCAAGGATTTTACGCTCATCGGCAGGCTTGTAGTCATTAAATGCGGAGTTAAATTCCACTACTGCCAGTTTGTCTTTGTCTACCGAGACACTCTTCACTTCCGTTCCTGCAGGGAGCACACCCTGGAAGCCTTCCGGTACAGCCGAGGCATAGGCCCCTTTACTAACCAGTGCCGTAAGCGAATCCTTCAGCATTACAGTACTGTCGCCTTTGGGAAGGCTGAGGGATACCGGAGCCAGCAGACCATTAGCGTCCTTGAGAAACACGGTGGTCCGTTCCCCGGGGGCAGCAGCTTCCGCCTTATCTGTAGTGCTGCCTTCCGCTGCAGTTCCTTCTTCCGCAACAGGCCCAAATACCCCGGTGTCGAGCGTGGTGTTGTCACTGACTTCCAGCATTTGCGCCTCAATCTCTTCCGGCGGCGGATCAACCGATGCCGATTCCGAGCCGAACAGGCCGCAGCCGGACAAAAGAATGGGAACCGTGAGCAGACAAGCCGCAGACAGACCGCGGACTGTGTTCATATGCTTCATGAATAATTACCCCTTTCAACACTAAGATCAGTTTGTACTGCTATGTATACGAGCCCCATGCCCAAAAAATAACAACGGCTTATCCTAAATTGCTGGACAATGCAGATCTTATATTCTGGACAGGCTCCAAAAACTCCAAACACTCCAAAGACTAATGCATTGCCTGTGAAGCGCCCCCAGGGCTTCCGGCAGTTTAGACAACCGCAGCAGCAGCCGTTATAATAGTGGCAATTCAAATAATCAACTATCCTTCTGATGAGGTGACTGATGACTATGGAAGATATAAAAAATCCTTACAGTCTTAACAGCAAAGCGGTTGCAGAGGCGACCAAGTACTGGCTGCATAAGCGCGGCGTGACGTTGGAGGAGATTGCTGAGCTTGTTCTGTTTCTGCAGCAAAAATACTATCCGAATCTGACGATCGAGGAATGTGTCCATAACGTCGAAATGGTGCTGAGCAAGCGCGAGGTGCAGAATGCGGTGCTGACCGGGATTCAGCTGGATGTGCTGGCGGAGGAAGGCAAGCTGTTCACTCCGCTGCAGGATATGATCGAGAACGATGAGAGCTTATACGGGGTAGACGAAATTCTCGCCTTCTCCATTGTGAACGTATATGGCAGCATCGGCTTCACCAACTATGGTTACGTAGACAAGCTGAAGCCCGGTGTGCTGGAGCGGCTGAACGATAAAACCACCGGGCAGATTCACACCTACCTGGACGACATCGTCGGCGCTGTGGCCGCTGCCGCCAGCAGCCGCATTGCCCACCGCAAGCAAGCGGAACGCGAGCAGGAGCTCGGCCTCCCGCATGCGCCGGAGGATACCGAAGAAGCCGCCAGAAAGCTGGCGGCTGAGGATGGGCTGGAGTAATCGTGCAGTTCATTTAGCTGTACTTTGCGCAATTAAATTAAGCGAATAAGGCTGTAAATCAGCTTTAATTGTACTTCGTACAACTAAAAATCTGCATTTACTCCGTATGAGCCCCTTTTCCGCATAGTAATTGCACAGAATGCAGTTACATTGTTATGGGTGTAACTTTTGCTGCTTTTAATGTACTAAGTGCAGTTAAACGGACTGACTTGAACTAACTAAAAAAGCCATGGCCACATGAACCGGGTGGGATGCTCCCACTGCTCTGTGGCATGGCTTTTTGCTGTGCTTGTATACTTGGCGCGAGCGGCGAGGGCCAGCGAGTGGAGTGCCGCAACCGCGGCAACTGGCAGCCCGTCCTACCTGTCCGCAGCTGCGAACAGGACCGGCCCGCCGGGGATAGGCGCAAGCTCCGCTGCCCGCCCCCGGCGCACCAGCTCGGCCAGATGCGCCAGCGCCTCGCTCATGGCGAAGCGCATCTGATGCGCGCTGGACACGCGGCTGCGGAACAGCGCTTCACAGACCGCGAACCCGCTGAGCGGTCCGCCGGCCAGCAGCTGAGCGGCGGTATCCAGCCGCTCCTCATGGTGCCGGAGCAGGCTGTCCGCCCGCTCCGTCCACACCGTGAACGGTTCCCGGTGGCCCGGGAACGCACGGCTCACCCGGAGGCTGCGCAGCGCGCGAAGCCCCTCCAGGAACGTCTGCAGCGGCTGCGGATCGCTGCCCGGCTGCAGGCCGACATTGGGCGAGATCTGCGGCAGAATCGCATCGCCGCAGAACACAAGCCCGCTGCCGGCCTCATACAAAGACACGTGACCCGGCGCATGCCCGCCGGTCAGAACCGGCGTCCACTCCCGGCCGCCAATCACAACCGGCACCGCAGCGTCGATATAGCTGACCTCCGCCTGCGGGGTAACCTGGGGCAGGAAGCTCACCAGATGCTCCCTGATCCCCCGGATCCATTCCTCCGGCATCCCGTGCCGGAGGAACAGCAGCGGCAGCGCCTCATTGAGAGTCGCTGCCCCGCCCCAGGACATCCGGGCCTCGGCGTGGGCTCGCTCCGACATCCATACCCGGCTGCCGCTGCGGGACTGCAGCCAGCCCGCCAGACCGTAATGGTCAGGGTGATGATGGGTAACCACAATTTTCCGGATATGGTCCCAGGATAAATCCAGCTCGTCCAGCACGCCCTCCCAGGCCAGCTCCGCCTCCTGTGTATGGGGACCGGGGTCAATCACCGTGATGCCGCCCTGCGGCTCTGTCACAATATAACAGTTCACCTGACGCAGCGGCGGATCCATCGGCACGGATACCTGAAGGATGCCGCTCTCCCAAGCCTTTATCTGTGCCTTCCGCATGGCTCCTTCACCGCCCTCTTTGAGTCTTCTGCCTGAAACCATCTAAGGACGGGCACCAACGAAGATCATCCGTTTCGAATGCTCCTCATCGTACTCCCCTTCATCGTAATCGCCATGCACATCTTCGATCTGCAGCCCGGCTGCGGCAATCAGCCTGCGGAACGTTTCCAGTGGATAGAGCTTCACACGCTCGTGATATTTGCGGGGCGTATCATCCCCTCGGGAGGTAAGGATGATATCCTTCTTCACATAACCGTCTTCGATCCGGCGGGACTCGTCAATCAGATTAACCCCGTCCTCACGTGAGGAATGCGGTACAAGATGGCGGATGACATAAGCCGGATTCAGAAAATCTATAATAAACCTGCCGCCAGGCTTCAGCATCCGGTAAATTTCGCGCAGCACCTTCACTTGTTCCTCATCCTCTTCAAAATAGCCGAATGAAGTAAACAAATTAACTACTGCATCAAAACCGCCGGGGAGCGGCAGCCTGCGCATATCGGACTGCACCCAGGTCACCGCTCCGGCACCAGCCTGGGCACGGGCTTCACGAAGCAGGGTTTCGGACAGATCGACGCCTGTGACCTCATAACCCGCTTCGGCAAGCGCCAGCGAATGGCGGCCCATGCCGCAGCATAGATCCAGGATCTTTGCCCCCTGCGGCAGCTCCAGCCAGCCGATCATCTGCTCCACCTCATGCCGGGCTCCGCAGAAATCCCTATGCCGGTATACAATCAAATAATCTTCTCCGAAGCTTTTCTCGTACCATTCACTCATCTTCCTTCTCCTCCCGCACTCCTGCAGTTCTCTCTATGTATAATATGGTTACGATTGTACCCCCTTTTCCCTGTAAACTCAAAGAAGAGTCGCCTTTCCGCCATATTTCACACGGTAGGGTAACTCTTCTGAATTGAACTTATCGATGCCGCTCTAAGTACACCCTGGCTTCATAAGGCCGTAGCTTCAGCCGGGTCAGATCCTCTTCTTTGACAGAAGGGTAGTTGGAGATTAGCAGCTCCTGCTTCCCGGCCGCAAAATCCGCAGGCAGCTCGAATACCGGCTCATGCTCAAAGAAATTGAGAATGACCAGGAGGCGCTGATCCTCCAGCGTCCGGGTATAAGCATAAATCTCCGGATGATCTTCCAGCAGCAAGGCGTATTCACCGTAGACAATGACCGGATGCTTTTTCCGCAGCTGGATCAGCTTTTTATAGTAGTTGTAGATCGAATCAGGGTCTTTAACCGCACTGGCTACATTGATCTCACGGAAGTTCGAATTCACGCGGATCCACGGTACGCCTGTGGTGAAGCCGCCATCCTCGCTGGCGTCCCACTGCATCGGCGTGCGGGCGTTATCCCGGCTTTTTTTATGGATTGCCGCCATAATGTCAGCCTCAGGGACGCCTTGGGTACGCTTTTCCTCATAGTAATTGAGCGTTTCCACATCCCGGTAATCATCGATAGACTCGAAAGCCACATTTGTCATGCCGATTTCTTCACCCTGGTAAATATACGGTGTCCCCTCCAGCATATGAATGAAGGTCGCCAGCATCTTGGCTGAAGGAATACGGTAGTAGAGGTCATTGCCGAACCGTGATACGGAGCGCGGCTGGTCATGATTGCACAAATAATTGGCGTTCCACCCCCGGTCATGGAGAACGGTCTGCCAGTTGCTCATGATTTTTTTGAGGTCACGCAGATTCCAGGGGATGGTATCCCATCTCCCTCCGCCCGGAGCCGCACAATCCAGATTCATATGCTCAAACTGGAACGTCATATTCAGCTCGCGGCGTCCGTCGCCGACATAATCCAGCGCCTGCTCCGGTCCGAGGCCCGATGTCTCCCCGACCGTCATAATATCGTAGAAGTACAGCACCTTGTCGTGTAAATTCTGCAGCAGCGTATGGACATGCGCGAGGTTTGAGAACATATCATAAGCGCGTACGGTTGCCGTTCCGCCGGGGTTCAGGGCATCCGGGTAGCCCTCCGCCTTCACAATATGGGCAATCGCATCAAACCG encodes:
- the rph gene encoding ribonuclease PH — translated: MRSNGRNDDQLRPLTITTQTNKYAEGSVLIEMGDTKVIVTATVDEKVPPFLKGQGKGWVTAEYSMLPRATQTRNQREAARGKLTGRTMEIQRLIGRALRSVVNLQALGERSITLDCDVIQADGGTRTASITGAFVAMAFAINKIALQHKLSVFPITDYLAAISVGVVGDKTLLDLNYEEDSKAKVDMNVVMTGGGAFVEVQGTGEERPFTRQELDQLLGLGEKGIYELIAVQKEVLGPIALKIPSGQPGQEV
- a CDS encoding MBL fold metallo-hydrolase; this encodes MVSGRRLKEGGEGAMRKAQIKAWESGILQVSVPMDPPLRQVNCYIVTEPQGGITVIDPGPHTQEAELAWEGVLDELDLSWDHIRKIVVTHHHPDHYGLAGWLQSRSGSRVWMSERAHAEARMSWGGAATLNEALPLLFLRHGMPEEWIRGIREHLVSFLPQVTPQAEVSYIDAAVPVVIGGREWTPVLTGGHAPGHVSLYEAGSGLVFCGDAILPQISPNVGLQPGSDPQPLQTFLEGLRALRSLRVSRAFPGHREPFTVWTERADSLLRHHEERLDTAAQLLAGGPLSGFAVCEALFRSRVSSAHQMRFAMSEALAHLAELVRRGRAAELAPIPGGPVLFAAADR
- a CDS encoding glycosyl hydrolase family 18 protein, translating into MLKKQKSRKAALLGLVAALIITLAAGLGGSVKTANAEGNYKVVGYYASWAAYGRAFNVTDIDPTKMNVINYAFADICWNGIHGNPDPTGPNPVTWSCQNEQGQTISVPNGTIVLGDPWIDAQKSFGDDKWDDPIKGNLKQLWKLKEKNPNLKTVISVGGWTWSNRFSDVAATAATREVFANSAVDFIRKYQMDGVDLDWEYPVSGGLAGNSYRAEDKQNYVLLLQKIREKLNAAGTADGKTYLLTIASGAGPAYIQNNNLSGIAAVVDWINIMTYDFNGSWNTTTGHNAPLYYDPAAASSGLTEPANYNIDKAVTSYLSAGVPAGKLVLGMPFYGRGWGGAPSTGNGQYQVSSGISSTGTWEKGNYDFNDLEANYINKNGYTRYWNNTSKVPYLYNPSTQTYISYDDVESIGYKISYLKSKGLAGAMFWETSGDRNKTLQNKLSTELGGTVVTPTPTPTATVAPTPTATATPKPSATATPTASATPGVTATPTPSATVTPTPTPGQCTVAAWSSTAVYTKGQQASYGGILYEAQWWTQGDRPDLSGAYGVWKVIGTCGNTAASPTPSPSATPTPVPTVTPTATVKPTATASTTPGAGAWLAGTAYKAGDVVTYNGASYTCLQAHTSLAGWEPATTPALWKKN
- a CDS encoding SPFH domain-containing protein is translated as MQLAILGIIVVVVVVFIALTIKIVPQQRVGVVERLGKFNRLLTPGLNILIPVIDQVRTYHDLRIQQANVPPQTVITKDNVQVQIDTIIFYQVVGPEEATYGISDYVYGVRNISTATMRQIIGKLELDETLSGREKISSDIRLALDEATEKWGVRIERVEVIDIKPPLDIQEAMDKQMKAERSKRAIVLEAEAAKQDMILRAEGDKQSKILKAEGDKEARIRQAEGMRQAQELEALGQAKAIQAVAEAEKSRIQLISSAGLDERVLAYQSFDALTEISKGAANKVFLPSSAVETLGTLGAIAEVFKASKESK
- a CDS encoding XTP/dITP diphosphatase, with translation MNAGGGILIVATKNKGKVREFQHAFAPLGLTVKSMFDYPQLPDVVEDGTTFAENAFKKSKAVGDALGLPVLADDSGLCVDALDGRPGVYSARYAGEDARDQDNNLKLLSELEGLKQGEDTGQPLLSPARFVCALSLYDPADGQELTAEGTVEGWITSEPAGGGGFGYDPLFYLPEYEKTMAELTLEEKQRISHRGMALRLLTDKLAAKQRK
- a CDS encoding GerMN domain-containing protein, with translation MKHMNTVRGLSAACLLTVPILLSGCGLFGSESASVDPPPEEIEAQMLEVSDNTTLDTGVFGPVAEEGTAAEGSTTDKAEAAAPGERTTVFLKDANGLLAPVSLSLPKGDSTVMLKDSLTALVSKGAYASAVPEGFQGVLPAGTEVKSVSVDKDKLAVVEFNSAFNDYKPADERKILEAVTWTLTGQEGIQGVQLWVDGKKLTEMPLQGTPLDHPLSRAFGINLQKNGPMQMNQSAVTVYFSAATPDGTHQYYVPVTRFVPAGEDKVKAALGELIAGPESANGLETAMTGGTVLDSVEAGQNGVVTVSLTDDMFTDGKNVPEEMLESVVLTVAQNAEDAPVQIRLNGLETVTGTNNVDYGKPVSAPEYVNALPL
- a CDS encoding aldo/keto reductase; this translates as MSEMNGPFTGGPTLNDGVTMPWLGLGVWQTKDGEEVIHAVKTAIETGYRSIDTAAGYNNEEGVGQAIRECGVPREELFITTKVRNPDQGYESTLKAFEVSRKKLGLDVIDLYLIHWPVAGKYRDTWKALIHLQKEGLVKSIGVSNFQTHHLQDIIDDTGVVPVVDQIEFHPLLTQREVLKFAKAHDIQVEAWSPLMQGNLDVPLLKELAERYGKTVAQIVLRWDLQQGVITIPKSVHAERIVENAGFFDFTLSDEDVKAIEDLNQNHRFGPDPDNFNF
- a CDS encoding cupin domain-containing protein; its protein translation is MTQKEISPLVEALGLQPHVEGGWYKRLWNSSFEIPHETLGSSYSGPRASASSIYFLLHPGEASEWHTVLSDEIWLWHSGSPIVLSLGGSGEQPENVTEVVLGIDVAAGQQPQVVIPAGVWQAARPLGDEPVLVSCIVSPEFHFDDFKLIEK
- a CDS encoding phosphatidylglycerophosphatase A family protein; protein product: MEDIKNPYSLNSKAVAEATKYWLHKRGVTLEEIAELVLFLQQKYYPNLTIEECVHNVEMVLSKREVQNAVLTGIQLDVLAEEGKLFTPLQDMIENDESLYGVDEILAFSIVNVYGSIGFTNYGYVDKLKPGVLERLNDKTTGQIHTYLDDIVGAVAAAASSRIAHRKQAEREQELGLPHAPEDTEEAARKLAAEDGLE
- a CDS encoding NfeD family protein, with amino-acid sequence MDVWALWLIIAGVLFVVEMFTFTFYLLWLSIGALAGGVVAILFPDAIFLQVVVGSLVALGLTVFTKPLAARLRSSRGFKDTGTEIVGRQGLVVEPIVPGRYGQVKVGGDTWSATSTEALGKDQKVIVVKRGTTIIEVERWGDTY